The following coding sequences are from one Lycium ferocissimum isolate CSIRO_LF1 chromosome 3, AGI_CSIRO_Lferr_CH_V1, whole genome shotgun sequence window:
- the LOC132050561 gene encoding uncharacterized protein LOC132050561 isoform X38, with protein sequence MENSPNSDDSKKVQISSDRRTRSQTLAVRKEPKKTLSLFLKKNKVYGKNHVKKSKKRKRLKNSSNLGVVVAKRRKVYDEEKEKSEDLEIGDFYVKPKKRYNPRVGAHTNVDIVNLLNEKLDAKQIQMFRETCFGHFLDLPHVVVQHQLIHHLLLKEVVEEEEDALWISIKDVSLRFGLVEFGLITGLKCTGDADKCYDSDGAGRLVDTYFSDFSELTRVPKQSLIDCFLKKRWKSDEDAVKIAVLYFIHTFLFSTVNRKQISRDEIELVESGAYETYPWGKVVFKATLESMKGKLQGKPSMYRLGGLPLAFQCWFYECCPYVNNKIAFRIDDKVPRILSWKVTKQPSFKELSRGIFNKRRDDQLKLRNISPTEFEKTTLGLPESVEIERVNEVASGDGAEVHISDEDVISALPLASWKLPKTKPDPPLKNVNWRTEFKRLSDGQSELKSEIQMLNKEFASLKDCMTASFANIFKAIESLSKKQGEKTAYEFEQLDEGNDPHDRHGDSDSSEFSASEGQENGKDSMGDKDNNEKANEGAMGDVEKANEGAMGDVDKANEVAMGDVDKANEDKANEVAMGDVDKANEGAMGDVEKANEVAMGDKENNEKANEGAMGDVEEANEGARDDVEKANEVAMGDVEKANEGAMGDVEKANEVAMGDRENNEKANEGAMGDVEDVNEGARDDVEKANDVAMGDVEKANEGAMGDMSNNEKANEGATGDVEVGETPGDPVEEVERMDVSKSQILPDTCEVSDHITPEQLTKPSHPEPVPENQGDTGVEDSSKRSSNIVDNVDYSLLTEFDKWVGEGMKKQS encoded by the exons ATGGAGAATTCACCTAATTCTGATGATTCAAAAAAAGTACAAATTTCAAGTGATAGAAGAACTCGATCTCAAACACTTGCTGTTCGAAAAGAACCCAAAAAAACCCTAAGtttgttcttgaaaaaaaacaaagtatatggaaaaaatcatgtgaaaaaaagtaaaaagaggAAAAGGTTAAAGAATAGTAGTaatttgggtgttgttgttgctaAAAGGAGAAAAGTTTATGatgaagagaaggagaaaagcGAAGATTTGGAG ATTGGCGATTTTTATGTTAAACCAAAGAAGCGTTACAACCCAAGGGTTGGGGCACACACTAATGTTGATATCGTTAACTTGTTAAATGAGAAGTTGGACGCTAAGCAGATTCAGATGTTCAGGGAAACCTGCTTCGGGCATTTTCTTGATTTGCCCCATGTAGTGGTTCAGCATCAGTTGATACACCACCTATTGCTGAAGGAGGTGGTTGAGGAGGAAGAGGATGCGTTGTGGATATCAATTAAAGATGTCAGTCTGCGTTTTGGGCTTGTTGAGTTTGGTCTTATCACCGGGTTAAAGTGTACTGGCGATGCTGATAAATGCTATGATTCCGATGGAGCAGGCCGGTTAGTTGATACGTACTTTTCTGACTTTTCGGAGCTTACCAGGGTACCTAAGCAATCCTTAATTGACTGCTTCCTTAAAAAGAGATGGAAATCTGATGAGGATGCAGTCAAGATTGCTGTCCTATATTTCATACACACATTTTTGTTCTCCACTGTGAATCGTAAACAGATCTCGAGGGATGAAATTGAGCTTGTTGAGAGCGGTGCGTATGAAACGTATCCTTGGGGGAAAGTTGTCTTTAAAGCCACGCTGGAGTCTATGAAGGGTAAGTTGCAGGGGAAGCCTTCGATGTACAGGCTTGGTGGATTACCATTGGCATTCCAGTGTTGGTTTTATGAGTGTTGCCCTTATGTTAATAATAAGATTGCTTTCCGAATTGATGACAAAGTGCCCCGCATACTTAGTTGGAAAGTTACAAAGCAGCCAAGTTTTAAGGAATTGTCGCGTGGGATTTTCAATAAGAGGCGGGATGATCAG ttgaAGCTGAGGAATATATCTCCAacagaatttgagaaaacaacACTTGGTTTGCCCGAATCAGTTGAAATTGAGAGGGTTAACGAGGTAGCATCTGGAGATGGTGCTGAAGTTCATATTAGTGATGAAGACGTTATCAGTGCACTTCCTCTAGCAAGTTGGAAGCTGCCTAAAACCAAACCTGACCCCCCCTTGAAAAATGTTAACTGGAGGACCGAGTTCAAAAGACTGTCGGACGGACAGTCGGAGTTGAAGAGTGAGATTCAGATG CTCAACAAGGAGTTTGCATCGCTCAAGGACTGCATGACGGCATCctttgcaaatatttttaaagccATCGAGTCTCTGTCgaagaaacaaggagaaaagaCTGCTTACGAG ttTGAACAGCTTGATGAAGGAAATGACCCCCATGACAGACATGGCGATAGCGATTCTAGTGAGTTCAGTGCTAGTGAAGGGCAAGAGAATGGCAAGGACTCTATGGGTGACAAGGACAATAATGAGAAAGCGAATGAAG GTGCTATGGGTGATGTGGAGAAAGCGAATGAAGGTGCTATGGGTGATGTTGATAAAGCGAATGAAGTTGCTATGGGTGATGTTGATAAAGCGAATGAAGATAAAGCGAATGAAGTTGCTATGGGTGATGTTGATAAAGCGAATGAAGGTGCTATGGGTGATGTTGAGAAAGCGAATGAAGTTGCTATGGGTGACAAGGAAAATAATGAGAAAGCGAATGAAGGTGCTATGGGTGATGTTGAGGAAGCGAATGAAGGTGCTAGGGATGATGTCGAGAAAGCGAATGAAGTTGCTATGGGTGATGTTGAGAAAGCGAATGAAGGTGCTATGGGTGATGTTGAGAAAGCGAATGAAGTTGCTATGGGTGACagggaaaataatgaaaaagcAAATGAAGGTGCTATGGGTGATGTTGAGGACGTGAATGAAGGTGCTAGGGATGATGTCGAGAAAGCGAATGACGTTGCTATGGGTGATGTTGAGAAAGCGAATGAAG GTGCTATGGGTGACATGAGCAATAATGAGAAAGCGAATGAAG GTGCTACCGGTGATGTTGAGGTGGGGGAGACACCTGGAGATCCTGTGGAGGAGGTCGAAAGGATGGACGTATCCAAGTCTCAGATTCTTCCAGATACATGTGAGGTGTCAGATCACATCACACCGGAACAGTTGACAAAACCAAGCCATCCCGAACCAGTTCCTGAAAACCAAGGTGACACCGGTGTTGAAGATTCTTCCAAGAGGTCGAGcaatattgttgataatgttgaTTATAGTTTGTTGACCGAGTTTGATAAGTGGGTTGGTGAAGGGATGAAGAAACAAAGCTAG
- the LOC132050561 gene encoding uncharacterized protein LOC132050561 isoform X37 — protein MENSPNSDDSKKVQISSDRRTRSQTLAVRKEPKKTLSLFLKKNKVYGKNHVKKSKKRKRLKNSSNLGVVVAKRRKVYDEEKEKSEDLEIGDFYVKPKKRYNPRVGAHTNVDIVNLLNEKLDAKQIQMFRETCFGHFLDLPHVVVQHQLIHHLLLKEVVEEEEDALWISIKDVSLRFGLVEFGLITGLKCTGDADKCYDSDGAGRLVDTYFSDFSELTRVPKQSLIDCFLKKRWKSDEDAVKIAVLYFIHTFLFSTVNRKQISRDEIELVESGAYETYPWGKVVFKATLESMKGKLQGKPSMYRLGGLPLAFQCWFYECCPYVNNKIAFRIDDKVPRILSWKVTKQPSFKELSRGIFNKRRDDQLKLRNISPTEFEKTTLGLPESVEIERVNEVASGDGAEVHISDEDVISALPLASWKLPKTKPDPPLKNVNWRTEFKRLSDGQSELKSEIQMLNKEFASLKDCMTASFANIFKAIESLSKKQGEKTAYEFEQLDEGNDPHDRHGDSDSSEFSASEGQENGKDSMGDKDNNEKANEGAMGDVEKANEGAMGDVDKANEVAMGDVDKANEDKANEVAMGDVDKANEGAMGDVEKANEVAMGDKENNEKANEGAMGDVEEANEGARDDVEKANEVAMGDVEKANEGAMGDVEKANEVAMGDRENNEKANEGAMGDVEDVNEGARDDVEKANDVAMGDVEKANEGAMGDVEKANEGAMGDVEKANEGATGDVEVGETPGDPVEEVERMDVSKSQILPDTCEVSDHITPEQLTKPSHPEPVPENQGDTGVEDSSKRSSNIVDNVDYSLLTEFDKWVGEGMKKQS, from the exons ATGGAGAATTCACCTAATTCTGATGATTCAAAAAAAGTACAAATTTCAAGTGATAGAAGAACTCGATCTCAAACACTTGCTGTTCGAAAAGAACCCAAAAAAACCCTAAGtttgttcttgaaaaaaaacaaagtatatggaaaaaatcatgtgaaaaaaagtaaaaagaggAAAAGGTTAAAGAATAGTAGTaatttgggtgttgttgttgctaAAAGGAGAAAAGTTTATGatgaagagaaggagaaaagcGAAGATTTGGAG ATTGGCGATTTTTATGTTAAACCAAAGAAGCGTTACAACCCAAGGGTTGGGGCACACACTAATGTTGATATCGTTAACTTGTTAAATGAGAAGTTGGACGCTAAGCAGATTCAGATGTTCAGGGAAACCTGCTTCGGGCATTTTCTTGATTTGCCCCATGTAGTGGTTCAGCATCAGTTGATACACCACCTATTGCTGAAGGAGGTGGTTGAGGAGGAAGAGGATGCGTTGTGGATATCAATTAAAGATGTCAGTCTGCGTTTTGGGCTTGTTGAGTTTGGTCTTATCACCGGGTTAAAGTGTACTGGCGATGCTGATAAATGCTATGATTCCGATGGAGCAGGCCGGTTAGTTGATACGTACTTTTCTGACTTTTCGGAGCTTACCAGGGTACCTAAGCAATCCTTAATTGACTGCTTCCTTAAAAAGAGATGGAAATCTGATGAGGATGCAGTCAAGATTGCTGTCCTATATTTCATACACACATTTTTGTTCTCCACTGTGAATCGTAAACAGATCTCGAGGGATGAAATTGAGCTTGTTGAGAGCGGTGCGTATGAAACGTATCCTTGGGGGAAAGTTGTCTTTAAAGCCACGCTGGAGTCTATGAAGGGTAAGTTGCAGGGGAAGCCTTCGATGTACAGGCTTGGTGGATTACCATTGGCATTCCAGTGTTGGTTTTATGAGTGTTGCCCTTATGTTAATAATAAGATTGCTTTCCGAATTGATGACAAAGTGCCCCGCATACTTAGTTGGAAAGTTACAAAGCAGCCAAGTTTTAAGGAATTGTCGCGTGGGATTTTCAATAAGAGGCGGGATGATCAG ttgaAGCTGAGGAATATATCTCCAacagaatttgagaaaacaacACTTGGTTTGCCCGAATCAGTTGAAATTGAGAGGGTTAACGAGGTAGCATCTGGAGATGGTGCTGAAGTTCATATTAGTGATGAAGACGTTATCAGTGCACTTCCTCTAGCAAGTTGGAAGCTGCCTAAAACCAAACCTGACCCCCCCTTGAAAAATGTTAACTGGAGGACCGAGTTCAAAAGACTGTCGGACGGACAGTCGGAGTTGAAGAGTGAGATTCAGATG CTCAACAAGGAGTTTGCATCGCTCAAGGACTGCATGACGGCATCctttgcaaatatttttaaagccATCGAGTCTCTGTCgaagaaacaaggagaaaagaCTGCTTACGAG ttTGAACAGCTTGATGAAGGAAATGACCCCCATGACAGACATGGCGATAGCGATTCTAGTGAGTTCAGTGCTAGTGAAGGGCAAGAGAATGGCAAGGACTCTATGGGTGACAAGGACAATAATGAGAAAGCGAATGAAG GTGCTATGGGTGATGTGGAGAAAGCGAATGAAGGTGCTATGGGTGATGTTGATAAAGCGAATGAAGTTGCTATGGGTGATGTTGATAAAGCGAATGAAGATAAAGCGAATGAAGTTGCTATGGGTGATGTTGATAAAGCGAATGAAGGTGCTATGGGTGATGTTGAGAAAGCGAATGAAGTTGCTATGGGTGACAAGGAAAATAATGAGAAAGCGAATGAAGGTGCTATGGGTGATGTTGAGGAAGCGAATGAAGGTGCTAGGGATGATGTCGAGAAAGCGAATGAAGTTGCTATGGGTGATGTTGAGAAAGCGAATGAAGGTGCTATGGGTGATGTTGAGAAAGCGAATGAAGTTGCTATGGGTGACagggaaaataatgaaaaagcAAATGAAGGTGCTATGGGTGATGTTGAGGACGTGAATGAAGGTGCTAGGGATGATGTCGAGAAAGCGAATGACGTTGCTATGGGTGATGTTGAGAAAGCGAATGAAG GTGCTATGGGTGATGTTGAGAAAGCGAATGAAG GTGCTATGGGTGATGTTGAGAAAGCGAATGAAGGTGCTACCGGTGATGTTGAGGTGGGGGAGACACCTGGAGATCCTGTGGAGGAGGTCGAAAGGATGGACGTATCCAAGTCTCAGATTCTTCCAGATACATGTGAGGTGTCAGATCACATCACACCGGAACAGTTGACAAAACCAAGCCATCCCGAACCAGTTCCTGAAAACCAAGGTGACACCGGTGTTGAAGATTCTTCCAAGAGGTCGAGcaatattgttgataatgttgaTTATAGTTTGTTGACCGAGTTTGATAAGTGGGTTGGTGAAGGGATGAAGAAACAAAGCTAG
- the LOC132050561 gene encoding uncharacterized protein LOC132050561 isoform X10, which produces MENSPNSDDSKKVQISSDRRTRSQTLAVRKEPKKTLSLFLKKNKVYGKNHVKKSKKRKRLKNSSNLGVVVAKRRKVYDEEKEKSEDLEIGDFYVKPKKRYNPRVGAHTNVDIVNLLNEKLDAKQIQMFRETCFGHFLDLPHVVVQHQLIHHLLLKEVVEEEEDALWISIKDVSLRFGLVEFGLITGLKCTGDADKCYDSDGAGRLVDTYFSDFSELTRVPKQSLIDCFLKKRWKSDEDAVKIAVLYFIHTFLFSTVNRKQISRDEIELVESGAYETYPWGKVVFKATLESMKGKLQGKPSMYRLGGLPLAFQCWFYECCPYVNNKIAFRIDDKVPRILSWKVTKQPSFKELSRGIFNKRRDDQLKLRNISPTEFEKTTLGLPESVEIERVNEVASGDGAEVHISDEDVISALPLASWKLPKTKPDPPLKNVNWRTEFKRLSDGQSELKSEIQMLNKEFASLKDCMTASFANIFKAIESLSKKQGEKTAYEFEQLDEGNDPHDRHGDSDSSEFSASEGQENGKDSMGDKDNNEKANEGAMGDVEKANEGAMGDVDKANEVAMGDVDKANEDKANEVAMGDVDKANEGAMGDVEKANEVAMGDKENNEKANEGAMGDVEEANEGARDDVEKANEVAMGDVEKANEGAMGDVEKANEVAMGDRENNEKANEGAMGDVEDVNEGARDDVEKANDVAMGDVEKANEGAMGDVEKANEGARDDVEKANGVAMGDVEKANEGAMGDQENNEKANEGAMGDVEKANEGAMGDVEKANEGARHDVEKANEGAMGDMSNNEKANEGAMGDVEKANEGATGDVEVGETPGDPVEEVERMDVSKSQILPDTCEVSDHITPEQLTKPSHPEPVPENQGDTGVEDSSKRSSNIVDNVDYSLLTEFDKWVGEGMKKQS; this is translated from the exons ATGGAGAATTCACCTAATTCTGATGATTCAAAAAAAGTACAAATTTCAAGTGATAGAAGAACTCGATCTCAAACACTTGCTGTTCGAAAAGAACCCAAAAAAACCCTAAGtttgttcttgaaaaaaaacaaagtatatggaaaaaatcatgtgaaaaaaagtaaaaagaggAAAAGGTTAAAGAATAGTAGTaatttgggtgttgttgttgctaAAAGGAGAAAAGTTTATGatgaagagaaggagaaaagcGAAGATTTGGAG ATTGGCGATTTTTATGTTAAACCAAAGAAGCGTTACAACCCAAGGGTTGGGGCACACACTAATGTTGATATCGTTAACTTGTTAAATGAGAAGTTGGACGCTAAGCAGATTCAGATGTTCAGGGAAACCTGCTTCGGGCATTTTCTTGATTTGCCCCATGTAGTGGTTCAGCATCAGTTGATACACCACCTATTGCTGAAGGAGGTGGTTGAGGAGGAAGAGGATGCGTTGTGGATATCAATTAAAGATGTCAGTCTGCGTTTTGGGCTTGTTGAGTTTGGTCTTATCACCGGGTTAAAGTGTACTGGCGATGCTGATAAATGCTATGATTCCGATGGAGCAGGCCGGTTAGTTGATACGTACTTTTCTGACTTTTCGGAGCTTACCAGGGTACCTAAGCAATCCTTAATTGACTGCTTCCTTAAAAAGAGATGGAAATCTGATGAGGATGCAGTCAAGATTGCTGTCCTATATTTCATACACACATTTTTGTTCTCCACTGTGAATCGTAAACAGATCTCGAGGGATGAAATTGAGCTTGTTGAGAGCGGTGCGTATGAAACGTATCCTTGGGGGAAAGTTGTCTTTAAAGCCACGCTGGAGTCTATGAAGGGTAAGTTGCAGGGGAAGCCTTCGATGTACAGGCTTGGTGGATTACCATTGGCATTCCAGTGTTGGTTTTATGAGTGTTGCCCTTATGTTAATAATAAGATTGCTTTCCGAATTGATGACAAAGTGCCCCGCATACTTAGTTGGAAAGTTACAAAGCAGCCAAGTTTTAAGGAATTGTCGCGTGGGATTTTCAATAAGAGGCGGGATGATCAG ttgaAGCTGAGGAATATATCTCCAacagaatttgagaaaacaacACTTGGTTTGCCCGAATCAGTTGAAATTGAGAGGGTTAACGAGGTAGCATCTGGAGATGGTGCTGAAGTTCATATTAGTGATGAAGACGTTATCAGTGCACTTCCTCTAGCAAGTTGGAAGCTGCCTAAAACCAAACCTGACCCCCCCTTGAAAAATGTTAACTGGAGGACCGAGTTCAAAAGACTGTCGGACGGACAGTCGGAGTTGAAGAGTGAGATTCAGATG CTCAACAAGGAGTTTGCATCGCTCAAGGACTGCATGACGGCATCctttgcaaatatttttaaagccATCGAGTCTCTGTCgaagaaacaaggagaaaagaCTGCTTACGAG ttTGAACAGCTTGATGAAGGAAATGACCCCCATGACAGACATGGCGATAGCGATTCTAGTGAGTTCAGTGCTAGTGAAGGGCAAGAGAATGGCAAGGACTCTATGGGTGACAAGGACAATAATGAGAAAGCGAATGAAG GTGCTATGGGTGATGTGGAGAAAGCGAATGAAGGTGCTATGGGTGATGTTGATAAAGCGAATGAAGTTGCTATGGGTGATGTTGATAAAGCGAATGAAGATAAAGCGAATGAAGTTGCTATGGGTGATGTTGATAAAGCGAATGAAGGTGCTATGGGTGATGTTGAGAAAGCGAATGAAGTTGCTATGGGTGACAAGGAAAATAATGAGAAAGCGAATGAAGGTGCTATGGGTGATGTTGAGGAAGCGAATGAAGGTGCTAGGGATGATGTCGAGAAAGCGAATGAAGTTGCTATGGGTGATGTTGAGAAAGCGAATGAAGGTGCTATGGGTGATGTTGAGAAAGCGAATGAAGTTGCTATGGGTGACagggaaaataatgaaaaagcAAATGAAGGTGCTATGGGTGATGTTGAGGACGTGAATGAAGGTGCTAGGGATGATGTCGAGAAAGCGAATGACGTTGCTATGGGTGATGTTGAGAAAGCGAATGAAG GTGCTATGGGTGATGTTGAGAAAGCGAATGAAGGTGCTAGGGATGATGTTGAGAAAGCGAATGGCGTTGCTATGGGTGATGTGGAGAAAGCGAATGAAG GTGCTATGGGTGACCAGGAAAATAATGAGAAAGCGAATGAAGGTGCTATGGGTGATGTTGAGAAAGCGAATGAAGGTGCTATGGGTGATGTCGAGAAAGCGAATGAAGGTGCTAGGCATGATGTTGAGAAAGCGAATGAAGGTGCTATGGGTGACATGAGCAATAATGAGAAAGCGAATGAAGGTGCTATGGGTGATGTTGAGAAAGCGAATGAAGGTGCTACCGGTGATGTTGAGGTGGGGGAGACACCTGGAGATCCTGTGGAGGAGGTCGAAAGGATGGACGTATCCAAGTCTCAGATTCTTCCAGATACATGTGAGGTGTCAGATCACATCACACCGGAACAGTTGACAAAACCAAGCCATCCCGAACCAGTTCCTGAAAACCAAGGTGACACCGGTGTTGAAGATTCTTCCAAGAGGTCGAGcaatattgttgataatgttgaTTATAGTTTGTTGACCGAGTTTGATAAGTGGGTTGGTGAAGGGATGAAGAAACAAAGCTAG
- the LOC132050561 gene encoding uncharacterized protein LOC132050561 isoform X26, translating into MENSPNSDDSKKVQISSDRRTRSQTLAVRKEPKKTLSLFLKKNKVYGKNHVKKSKKRKRLKNSSNLGVVVAKRRKVYDEEKEKSEDLEIGDFYVKPKKRYNPRVGAHTNVDIVNLLNEKLDAKQIQMFRETCFGHFLDLPHVVVQHQLIHHLLLKEVVEEEEDALWISIKDVSLRFGLVEFGLITGLKCTGDADKCYDSDGAGRLVDTYFSDFSELTRVPKQSLIDCFLKKRWKSDEDAVKIAVLYFIHTFLFSTVNRKQISRDEIELVESGAYETYPWGKVVFKATLESMKGKLQGKPSMYRLGGLPLAFQCWFYECCPYVNNKIAFRIDDKVPRILSWKVTKQPSFKELSRGIFNKRRDDQLKLRNISPTEFEKTTLGLPESVEIERVNEVASGDGAEVHISDEDVISALPLASWKLPKTKPDPPLKNVNWRTEFKRLSDGQSELKSEIQMLNKEFASLKDCMTASFANIFKAIESLSKKQGEKTAYEFEQLDEGNDPHDRHGDSDSSEFSASEGQENGKDSMGDKDNNEKANEGAMGDVEKANEGAMGDVDKANEVAMGDVDKANEDKANEVAMGDVDKANEGAMGDVEKANEVAMGDKENNEKANEGAMGDVEEANEGARDDVEKANEVAMGDVEKANEGAMGDVEKANEVAMGDRENNEKANEGAMGDVEDVNEGARDDVEKANDVAMGDVEKANEGAMGDQENNEKANEGAMGDVEKANEGAMGDVEKANEGARHDVEKANEGAMGDMSNNEKANEGAMGDVEKANEGATGDVEVGETPGDPVEEVERMDVSKSQILPDTCEVSDHITPEQLTKPSHPEPVPENQGDTGVEDSSKRSSNIVDNVDYSLLTEFDKWVGEGMKKQS; encoded by the exons ATGGAGAATTCACCTAATTCTGATGATTCAAAAAAAGTACAAATTTCAAGTGATAGAAGAACTCGATCTCAAACACTTGCTGTTCGAAAAGAACCCAAAAAAACCCTAAGtttgttcttgaaaaaaaacaaagtatatggaaaaaatcatgtgaaaaaaagtaaaaagaggAAAAGGTTAAAGAATAGTAGTaatttgggtgttgttgttgctaAAAGGAGAAAAGTTTATGatgaagagaaggagaaaagcGAAGATTTGGAG ATTGGCGATTTTTATGTTAAACCAAAGAAGCGTTACAACCCAAGGGTTGGGGCACACACTAATGTTGATATCGTTAACTTGTTAAATGAGAAGTTGGACGCTAAGCAGATTCAGATGTTCAGGGAAACCTGCTTCGGGCATTTTCTTGATTTGCCCCATGTAGTGGTTCAGCATCAGTTGATACACCACCTATTGCTGAAGGAGGTGGTTGAGGAGGAAGAGGATGCGTTGTGGATATCAATTAAAGATGTCAGTCTGCGTTTTGGGCTTGTTGAGTTTGGTCTTATCACCGGGTTAAAGTGTACTGGCGATGCTGATAAATGCTATGATTCCGATGGAGCAGGCCGGTTAGTTGATACGTACTTTTCTGACTTTTCGGAGCTTACCAGGGTACCTAAGCAATCCTTAATTGACTGCTTCCTTAAAAAGAGATGGAAATCTGATGAGGATGCAGTCAAGATTGCTGTCCTATATTTCATACACACATTTTTGTTCTCCACTGTGAATCGTAAACAGATCTCGAGGGATGAAATTGAGCTTGTTGAGAGCGGTGCGTATGAAACGTATCCTTGGGGGAAAGTTGTCTTTAAAGCCACGCTGGAGTCTATGAAGGGTAAGTTGCAGGGGAAGCCTTCGATGTACAGGCTTGGTGGATTACCATTGGCATTCCAGTGTTGGTTTTATGAGTGTTGCCCTTATGTTAATAATAAGATTGCTTTCCGAATTGATGACAAAGTGCCCCGCATACTTAGTTGGAAAGTTACAAAGCAGCCAAGTTTTAAGGAATTGTCGCGTGGGATTTTCAATAAGAGGCGGGATGATCAG ttgaAGCTGAGGAATATATCTCCAacagaatttgagaaaacaacACTTGGTTTGCCCGAATCAGTTGAAATTGAGAGGGTTAACGAGGTAGCATCTGGAGATGGTGCTGAAGTTCATATTAGTGATGAAGACGTTATCAGTGCACTTCCTCTAGCAAGTTGGAAGCTGCCTAAAACCAAACCTGACCCCCCCTTGAAAAATGTTAACTGGAGGACCGAGTTCAAAAGACTGTCGGACGGACAGTCGGAGTTGAAGAGTGAGATTCAGATG CTCAACAAGGAGTTTGCATCGCTCAAGGACTGCATGACGGCATCctttgcaaatatttttaaagccATCGAGTCTCTGTCgaagaaacaaggagaaaagaCTGCTTACGAG ttTGAACAGCTTGATGAAGGAAATGACCCCCATGACAGACATGGCGATAGCGATTCTAGTGAGTTCAGTGCTAGTGAAGGGCAAGAGAATGGCAAGGACTCTATGGGTGACAAGGACAATAATGAGAAAGCGAATGAAG GTGCTATGGGTGATGTGGAGAAAGCGAATGAAGGTGCTATGGGTGATGTTGATAAAGCGAATGAAGTTGCTATGGGTGATGTTGATAAAGCGAATGAAGATAAAGCGAATGAAGTTGCTATGGGTGATGTTGATAAAGCGAATGAAGGTGCTATGGGTGATGTTGAGAAAGCGAATGAAGTTGCTATGGGTGACAAGGAAAATAATGAGAAAGCGAATGAAGGTGCTATGGGTGATGTTGAGGAAGCGAATGAAGGTGCTAGGGATGATGTCGAGAAAGCGAATGAAGTTGCTATGGGTGATGTTGAGAAAGCGAATGAAGGTGCTATGGGTGATGTTGAGAAAGCGAATGAAGTTGCTATGGGTGACagggaaaataatgaaaaagcAAATGAAGGTGCTATGGGTGATGTTGAGGACGTGAATGAAGGTGCTAGGGATGATGTCGAGAAAGCGAATGACGTTGCTATGGGTGATGTTGAGAAAGCGAATGAAG GTGCTATGGGTGACCAGGAAAATAATGAGAAAGCGAATGAAGGTGCTATGGGTGATGTTGAGAAAGCGAATGAAGGTGCTATGGGTGATGTCGAGAAAGCGAATGAAGGTGCTAGGCATGATGTTGAGAAAGCGAATGAAGGTGCTATGGGTGACATGAGCAATAATGAGAAAGCGAATGAAGGTGCTATGGGTGATGTTGAGAAAGCGAATGAAGGTGCTACCGGTGATGTTGAGGTGGGGGAGACACCTGGAGATCCTGTGGAGGAGGTCGAAAGGATGGACGTATCCAAGTCTCAGATTCTTCCAGATACATGTGAGGTGTCAGATCACATCACACCGGAACAGTTGACAAAACCAAGCCATCCCGAACCAGTTCCTGAAAACCAAGGTGACACCGGTGTTGAAGATTCTTCCAAGAGGTCGAGcaatattgttgataatgttgaTTATAGTTTGTTGACCGAGTTTGATAAGTGGGTTGGTGAAGGGATGAAGAAACAAAGCTAG